A region of Acidithiobacillus ferridurans DNA encodes the following proteins:
- the dsbG gene encoding thiol:disulfide interchange protein DsbG — protein sequence MEKKSIALAVGLFIIGGLTGAVVERFAVMPGTGSGVSLGTAASLLESVTHGEAKAEKVFPGPGGLTGIEVTLQGHPTVAFATADGRYLIAGPVLNKQGEDEAHTAMVKLGLIPKPASAGTLAAKAVGADSFVLGTGGPEITAFVDPNCIFCHKFYEEAKPLIEAGKLRVRYVVVAFLKPNSMPKAAAILGAADPAAAMAKNEKGFDTVTEEGGIAPAQNPAAATLSAVENNTKLLSESGEMATPTLIYCNSKGEPTLVHGLGKESFMDFAAHIGNLQNGVCQK from the coding sequence ATGGAGAAAAAATCCATCGCGTTGGCCGTAGGCCTTTTCATTATCGGGGGACTCACCGGCGCCGTCGTGGAACGTTTTGCGGTAATGCCCGGCACAGGATCGGGAGTCAGTCTCGGCACAGCGGCTAGCTTGCTGGAATCCGTGACCCATGGAGAAGCCAAGGCCGAGAAGGTGTTTCCCGGTCCCGGCGGATTGACCGGAATCGAGGTGACTTTGCAGGGCCATCCAACGGTCGCCTTTGCCACTGCGGATGGCCGATACCTGATTGCCGGTCCGGTCCTGAACAAGCAGGGTGAGGATGAAGCGCACACGGCGATGGTAAAACTTGGCCTGATTCCCAAACCGGCGAGCGCAGGGACTTTGGCAGCGAAGGCGGTTGGTGCCGATAGCTTTGTGCTGGGTACAGGCGGACCGGAAATCACTGCTTTCGTCGATCCAAACTGCATTTTCTGCCACAAGTTTTATGAAGAGGCCAAACCGCTGATCGAGGCCGGCAAACTCAGGGTGCGTTATGTGGTGGTGGCTTTTCTCAAGCCGAACAGCATGCCGAAGGCCGCAGCCATTCTTGGTGCCGCAGACCCCGCTGCCGCCATGGCGAAGAACGAAAAGGGCTTTGATACGGTGACGGAAGAGGGGGGGATTGCACCGGCGCAAAATCCTGCCGCCGCCACCCTCAGTGCGGTAGAAAACAATACCAAGCTACTGAGCGAAAGTGGTGAAATGGCTACCCCCACCCTGATTTACTGTAATTCAAAGGGTGAGCCGACCCTGGTACACGGCTTGGGCAAAGAAAGCTTCATGGATTTTGCTGCGCATATCGGTAATCTGCAAAATGGGGTGTGCCAGAAGTGA
- the pepN gene encoding aminopeptidase N yields MNISGSTAAVIRRGDYQVPSYQVSEIALDVRLDPDNTEVHTRLQLHRIAPEPVAELYLDGESLELLDIQRDGQALAESAYRLTEGGLLLLNPPEAFILESRVRIHPRANTALSGLYHAGGQFLTQCEAEGFRRITYYLDRPDCLARFTVTLHAPQDGCPVLLANGNCMATGVEEGGWHWARWEDPYPKPAYLFAMVAGDLAVVRDRYRTASGREVALEIYVAERDTGACAQAMDSLKHAMRWDEEVYGREYDLNRYMIVATDSFNMGAMENKGLNIFNAKYVLASPETATDSDYQGIESVIAHEYFHNWTGNRVTLRDWFQLSLKEGLTVFRDQEFSADQNSRGVQRIGDVRRLRAAQFPEDAGPLAHPVRPDAYSEINNFYTATVYEKGAELVRMMHTLLGKVPFRKGMDLYFERHDGHAVTIEDFIAAMEDANQRDLSGFRRWYGQAGTPVLRATGSYDPARHSYTLTLHQETPATPGQPVKEAVPIPVRMALLNTQGQRVPLELAGGASETVLLLEQSEQSWNFANLPGPVIPSLLRGFSAPVRLQDPLDDDAHGFLARHDDDPFNRWESMQDLAVKALLAAVADSSVAPLPVTLRNAVAATLADRQVDPAFCAELLTLPGEDYIGEQMPVVAVEAIHRAREGMMRAIGSHFAKEWTDLYHDLAAAYQRDGLSIGRRRLRNLALGYLIAGEGSRREGTILYARQQYMQADNMTDRLAAFQLLVQHQHHDAEDVILDFYQRWHDYPLVIDKWFAIQAAAPHPKTLRQVEHLLVHPAFDWRVPNRVRAVLGAFAANPTVFHAADGSGYTFFAEQIRRLDDINPQTAARLATPLSRWQRYDAPRQQAMVAALKMLAGKPGLSRDLAEVIQRSHPDKK; encoded by the coding sequence GTGAATATCTCAGGATCGACAGCGGCGGTAATCCGGCGTGGAGACTACCAGGTTCCCAGCTATCAAGTTTCTGAAATCGCCTTGGATGTGCGCCTGGATCCAGACAATACCGAAGTACATACCCGCCTTCAGTTGCATCGCATCGCACCGGAGCCGGTCGCGGAATTGTATCTGGATGGCGAGTCCTTGGAACTGTTGGATATCCAGCGGGACGGCCAGGCGCTGGCAGAAAGCGCATATCGGCTGACCGAGGGTGGTTTGCTGTTGCTGAATCCCCCGGAAGCCTTCATTCTGGAAAGCAGGGTACGTATCCATCCTCGGGCCAACACCGCGCTTTCCGGTCTCTATCATGCGGGCGGGCAGTTCCTGACCCAATGCGAAGCGGAGGGATTCCGGCGTATTACCTATTACCTGGATCGCCCCGACTGCCTCGCCCGCTTCACGGTGACCCTGCACGCCCCGCAGGACGGTTGCCCGGTATTGCTTGCCAATGGCAACTGTATGGCCACGGGTGTTGAAGAGGGTGGCTGGCACTGGGCGCGCTGGGAAGACCCCTATCCCAAGCCGGCCTACCTCTTCGCCATGGTGGCCGGTGATCTGGCGGTCGTCCGCGACCGGTACCGTACCGCTTCCGGCCGGGAAGTAGCCCTGGAAATCTATGTGGCCGAACGCGATACCGGTGCCTGCGCCCAGGCCATGGACAGCCTCAAACACGCCATGCGCTGGGACGAAGAGGTTTATGGCCGGGAATACGACCTAAACCGCTATATGATCGTCGCTACCGACAGCTTCAATATGGGCGCGATGGAGAATAAAGGCCTCAATATTTTTAATGCCAAGTATGTGCTCGCTAGCCCGGAAACGGCTACGGACAGCGATTATCAGGGTATCGAGTCGGTTATCGCCCACGAATACTTCCACAACTGGACCGGCAATCGGGTGACCTTGCGCGACTGGTTCCAGCTCAGTCTCAAAGAAGGCCTGACGGTGTTTCGCGATCAGGAATTCAGCGCCGATCAAAATTCCCGCGGCGTCCAGCGCATCGGCGATGTACGCCGTCTGCGTGCCGCCCAGTTCCCGGAAGACGCAGGCCCGCTCGCCCATCCGGTGCGGCCCGATGCCTACTCCGAGATCAATAATTTCTACACCGCCACGGTCTATGAAAAAGGCGCCGAATTGGTGCGGATGATGCACACCCTGCTCGGCAAGGTGCCATTTCGGAAGGGTATGGATCTGTATTTCGAGCGTCACGACGGCCATGCGGTAACCATCGAGGACTTTATCGCCGCCATGGAAGACGCCAACCAGCGTGACCTCTCCGGGTTTCGGCGTTGGTATGGCCAGGCGGGAACACCCGTTTTGCGGGCCACCGGCAGCTACGATCCTGCCCGGCACAGCTATACCCTTACCCTGCATCAGGAAACCCCGGCAACCCCCGGTCAACCCGTTAAAGAGGCGGTGCCGATCCCGGTTCGTATGGCGCTGCTCAACACCCAAGGGCAACGTGTGCCTCTGGAGCTTGCCGGGGGTGCCTCCGAAACGGTATTGCTGCTGGAGCAATCGGAGCAGTCCTGGAACTTTGCGAACTTGCCGGGTCCGGTGATTCCTTCCCTTCTGCGCGGCTTTTCCGCCCCGGTGCGGCTGCAGGACCCACTGGATGACGACGCCCATGGTTTTCTGGCACGCCACGATGATGATCCCTTCAATCGCTGGGAAAGCATGCAGGACCTTGCTGTAAAGGCCTTGCTCGCCGCTGTGGCGGATTCGTCGGTCGCGCCGTTGCCCGTCACATTGCGGAACGCCGTTGCAGCGACGCTGGCGGACCGTCAGGTGGATCCTGCCTTCTGTGCCGAACTGTTGACGCTCCCCGGCGAGGATTATATTGGCGAACAGATGCCTGTAGTCGCCGTCGAGGCCATCCACCGTGCCCGGGAGGGGATGATGCGCGCCATCGGCAGCCATTTCGCAAAGGAATGGACCGATCTGTATCACGATCTTGCTGCCGCCTATCAGCGCGACGGTCTGTCCATCGGTCGCCGGCGTCTACGCAACCTCGCTCTGGGTTATCTCATCGCCGGTGAGGGCAGCAGGCGCGAAGGGACGATCCTGTACGCCCGTCAGCAATATATGCAGGCCGACAACATGACGGACCGGCTGGCGGCTTTCCAGTTGCTGGTGCAACATCAGCATCACGATGCCGAAGACGTCATCCTCGACTTTTACCAAAGGTGGCACGACTACCCGCTGGTGATCGACAAATGGTTTGCCATACAGGCGGCTGCGCCACATCCGAAAACCTTGCGGCAGGTGGAACATCTGCTGGTGCATCCAGCCTTTGACTGGCGGGTGCCCAATCGGGTGCGTGCGGTACTCGGCGCATTTGCCGCCAATCCCACGGTTTTCCATGCGGCGGATGGTTCCGGTTATACTTTTTTTGCCGAGCAGATCCGCCGTCTGGATGACATCAATCCGCAGACGGCGGCGCGCCTGGCGACACCCCTCAGTCGCTGGCAGCGCTACGATGCCCCGCGTCAGCAAGCGATGGTGGCAGCCTTGAAAATGTTGGCCGGTAAGCCTGGGCTTTCCCGCGATCTGGCAGAAGTCATACAGCGTTCTCATCCAGATAAAAAGTAG
- a CDS encoding CYTH and CHAD domain-containing protein has translation MEQELKLQILDPSPVTWEKICKFPLLALGEAPALKLHAVYYDSRDGALRRAKLAYRVRREGKEWVATLKADGQSMGGLHQRPEWNVTVSSSAADLRVFTDPDAAALLAPFLDLALQAILETRFERLESRVDCADGSQIVVALDRGEILASGLCEPILEMELELATGGPAAILEMGAELCAHLPLLPDGESKMFRGLRLAGLIPADAVALGDKAAPLRRHENAGKALSRLLIEQCQQSLTAARQHATGNSPETFHHLRKAVRSLRALLRFCRTLDTDKRLEGVRQELADWFHQQSIRRDHEVLATYWATLAAETGTEAAPLYTWLSAEAEATAAGLGHLAATILQFWALLLRAALHSDEDLQHYAEMHLRRQDRKLTAAGAAAQTPIEFHALRIHIKNWRYVILALGDMWPSKDSKALLKTLSALQKISGAMHDADMAGQHLAGLATSRRHGLAFHAGMLMGYLHAREVRQHKKFSRHWKRLESISRPWS, from the coding sequence ATGGAACAGGAGCTTAAACTGCAAATACTGGACCCCTCCCCTGTCACCTGGGAAAAGATTTGCAAGTTCCCTTTGCTCGCGCTGGGGGAAGCCCCCGCCCTGAAACTGCATGCGGTCTATTATGACAGCCGGGACGGCGCCTTACGGCGCGCGAAACTCGCGTATCGGGTGCGTCGAGAAGGTAAGGAGTGGGTCGCCACCCTCAAGGCCGATGGACAGTCCATGGGCGGATTACATCAGCGCCCCGAATGGAATGTCACCGTTTCCTCCTCCGCAGCGGACCTCCGGGTGTTTACCGACCCGGACGCTGCGGCATTGTTGGCACCGTTTCTGGATTTGGCTCTGCAGGCCATCCTCGAAACCCGTTTTGAGCGGCTGGAAAGCCGGGTGGATTGTGCCGATGGCAGCCAGATAGTGGTCGCCCTGGATCGTGGAGAAATCCTTGCCAGCGGCCTATGCGAACCGATTCTCGAAATGGAGTTGGAGTTGGCAACCGGGGGGCCTGCTGCGATATTGGAGATGGGCGCGGAGCTATGCGCCCATCTGCCGTTGCTGCCTGATGGGGAGAGTAAGATGTTCCGGGGGTTGCGTCTGGCCGGACTGATACCCGCCGATGCCGTTGCACTGGGGGACAAAGCAGCACCGCTACGCCGACACGAAAATGCCGGAAAGGCACTCAGCCGCCTGTTGATCGAGCAATGTCAGCAGTCTCTCACCGCAGCTAGGCAGCATGCGACCGGTAACAGCCCGGAGACCTTTCATCACTTGCGCAAAGCCGTCCGCAGCCTGCGCGCATTGCTGCGATTCTGCCGGACGCTGGATACCGACAAGCGTCTGGAGGGTGTCCGTCAGGAATTGGCGGACTGGTTTCACCAGCAAAGTATACGGCGTGATCATGAAGTCCTGGCCACATACTGGGCAACTTTGGCTGCCGAGACAGGCACAGAGGCCGCGCCCCTGTACACATGGTTGAGCGCGGAGGCCGAGGCCACCGCTGCCGGACTGGGTCACCTCGCCGCTACGATACTGCAGTTCTGGGCGCTACTGCTGCGTGCAGCGTTGCACAGTGACGAAGACCTCCAGCACTACGCGGAAATGCATTTGCGGCGTCAGGACCGCAAATTGACGGCGGCGGGTGCTGCGGCCCAAACCCCCATCGAGTTTCATGCTCTGCGCATTCACATCAAGAATTGGCGCTATGTTATTCTCGCACTAGGAGATATGTGGCCCAGCAAAGATAGCAAGGCGCTGCTCAAGACCCTCTCCGCTCTGCAAAAAATCTCCGGCGCAATGCATGACGCAGATATGGCAGGACAGCATCTTGCAGGACTGGCTACAAGCCGCAGGCACGGGCTCGCCTTCCATGCGGGGATGCTGATGGGCTATCTCCATGCCCGGGAGGTCCGGCAACACAAAAAATTCTCCCGGCACTGGAAACGGCTGGAGAGTATCTCCCGGCCGTGGAGCTGA
- a CDS encoding ParA family protein, whose amino-acid sequence MLVLNSKGGAGKTTVATNLASLLALRGSVLLADLDPQRSSSTWAGRRSEHLPKLSVITDADRDFRDYPPTDFVVFDAPAGLKKGRLEDMLGEVEALLVPIGPSSFDMDASRVFLEQLKEIKRFRKGKVRMGVIANRVNARTRGGQHLQTFLADLQLPVVATLRDSELYVRAAQLGAGVADLRAAETRADLPQWAQILRFVMEGKYGTGA is encoded by the coding sequence GTGCTGGTGCTCAACAGTAAAGGAGGCGCCGGAAAAACAACCGTCGCTACCAACCTCGCCAGCCTGCTGGCACTGCGTGGTTCGGTGCTCCTCGCCGACCTGGACCCACAGCGTTCGTCCAGTACCTGGGCTGGGCGGCGATCGGAACACCTGCCCAAGCTGTCCGTCATTACAGATGCAGACCGGGATTTCCGCGATTATCCACCCACGGATTTCGTGGTCTTTGACGCCCCTGCCGGCCTTAAGAAAGGGCGTCTGGAAGACATGCTGGGCGAGGTGGAAGCACTGCTGGTGCCCATCGGACCATCTTCCTTCGATATGGACGCCAGCCGCGTCTTCCTGGAACAACTAAAGGAAATAAAACGCTTTCGTAAGGGAAAAGTGCGCATGGGCGTGATCGCCAACCGGGTGAATGCGCGTACCAGGGGCGGACAGCATTTGCAGACCTTTCTTGCGGATTTGCAATTGCCGGTAGTGGCCACCCTGCGCGACAGCGAACTTTACGTGCGAGCGGCACAACTGGGCGCGGGAGTGGCAGACCTGCGCGCCGCCGAAACCCGGGCCGATCTGCCGCAATGGGCGCAGATTCTGCGTTTCGTGATGGAAGGGAAATATGGAACAGGAGCTTAA
- the ppk1 gene encoding polyphosphate kinase 1 has protein sequence MSEVPAPENARSAPPLDSPELYFNRDLSILAFNQRVLALADDQRVPLLERLRYLTIVSINLDEFFEVRMAGLLQRLKFGAGPLGPDMLGPHREIEAVAKKAHEIISEQYRCLNQRLLPALAREGIRLLRRREWRAAQKRWIGNYFQTDVLPLLTPLSLDPAHPFPKVQNKGLNFAIVLEGQDAYGRHSPIAIVQAPRILPRIIQIPEHLAGPNDFVFLSSVIHEHVQALFPGLTIQGFYQFRVTRNSELFVDEEEVDNLLDALADELPLRPFGEAVRLEVANNCPREVVEYLLKHFELSESNLYSLQGPVNLSRLAAIIEMVRRPDLLYPPFVPGLPPVCSHPENIFAQLREAPILLHHPYQSFNPVLDFLRQAVSDPKVIGIKQTLYRTTPDSPIIDALIEAAMAGKQVTAVVELKARFDEANNIRMAERLEEVGVQVVYGVVNHKVHAKMILILRREEDGIRLYGHLGTGNYHPRNARIYTDLSLLTANPDITADMNDLFMHITGMGKAPQLRCLLQSPFTMFQGIQEAIDTEIRHGSKGRIIVRVNALVDPDLIRALYRASQAGVEVDLVVRGACALRPGIPGVSDHIRVRSIVGRFLEHSRVYYFGNNGDPRLWISSADWMGRNLFRRLEVAVPITDPDLRARILTETLQLYLEDDCNAWAMRADGDYDFLRNPLDANCKSAQDRLLEHYNRSSHYG, from the coding sequence ATGTCTGAGGTGCCTGCGCCGGAAAACGCCCGTTCCGCGCCGCCTCTCGACAGCCCTGAGCTGTACTTCAACCGAGACCTCAGCATCCTCGCTTTCAACCAGCGGGTGCTGGCTCTAGCCGACGACCAGCGCGTACCGCTGCTGGAACGTTTACGTTACCTGACCATCGTTTCCATCAATCTGGACGAATTTTTTGAAGTGCGCATGGCCGGACTGTTGCAGCGGCTTAAATTCGGCGCCGGCCCCTTGGGGCCGGATATGCTTGGGCCCCATCGTGAAATCGAGGCGGTCGCGAAAAAGGCCCATGAAATCATTTCCGAACAATACCGATGCCTGAATCAGCGCCTGCTGCCCGCTTTGGCTAGAGAAGGTATTCGCTTGCTGCGCCGCCGCGAATGGCGGGCGGCGCAGAAGCGCTGGATCGGCAATTATTTCCAAACCGATGTGCTACCTCTACTCACTCCCCTGAGTCTCGACCCCGCCCACCCCTTTCCCAAGGTACAGAACAAAGGGCTGAATTTCGCTATCGTTCTGGAAGGCCAGGATGCTTACGGGCGACACAGCCCCATCGCCATCGTACAGGCGCCACGCATTCTCCCCCGCATCATCCAGATTCCGGAACATCTCGCGGGTCCGAATGATTTCGTGTTTCTCTCCTCCGTCATCCACGAACATGTGCAGGCGCTCTTTCCGGGCCTGACCATCCAGGGTTTTTATCAGTTTCGGGTGACGCGCAACAGTGAACTCTTTGTGGATGAGGAGGAGGTGGACAATCTCCTCGACGCGCTGGCCGATGAATTACCACTACGCCCCTTTGGCGAGGCAGTACGGCTGGAGGTCGCTAACAACTGTCCGCGGGAAGTGGTGGAATATCTTCTGAAACATTTTGAACTAAGTGAGAGCAACCTGTATTCATTGCAGGGTCCCGTGAATCTGTCACGCCTGGCGGCCATCATTGAAATGGTCCGCCGTCCCGACTTGCTTTATCCACCCTTCGTACCGGGGCTGCCACCGGTTTGTTCACACCCCGAGAACATATTCGCGCAACTGCGGGAGGCGCCCATCCTGCTGCACCACCCCTACCAGAGCTTCAACCCGGTTCTGGATTTCCTCCGCCAGGCGGTCAGCGATCCAAAAGTCATCGGCATCAAGCAGACGCTGTACCGCACCACCCCTGACTCCCCGATCATCGACGCGTTGATAGAAGCGGCCATGGCCGGGAAACAGGTCACGGCAGTGGTCGAACTCAAGGCTCGCTTTGACGAAGCCAATAACATCCGGATGGCCGAGCGTCTGGAAGAAGTGGGTGTGCAAGTGGTATACGGCGTGGTCAATCACAAGGTGCATGCCAAGATGATTCTCATCCTGCGCCGGGAGGAGGACGGGATCCGCCTCTACGGGCACCTGGGTACGGGCAATTATCATCCCCGCAATGCGCGGATTTACACCGATCTCAGCCTGCTCACCGCAAATCCTGATATCACGGCGGATATGAATGACCTGTTCATGCATATCACCGGCATGGGCAAGGCGCCGCAATTGCGCTGTCTGCTGCAGAGTCCTTTTACGATGTTCCAGGGAATACAGGAAGCCATCGATACGGAGATCCGGCATGGAAGCAAAGGCCGCATCATCGTACGGGTGAACGCGCTGGTCGACCCCGATCTGATTCGCGCCCTGTACCGGGCCTCCCAGGCCGGGGTGGAAGTCGACCTGGTGGTGCGCGGCGCCTGTGCCCTGCGCCCTGGCATACCAGGTGTCTCCGATCATATCCGGGTACGTTCCATTGTCGGCCGTTTCCTCGAACACAGTCGCGTCTATTACTTCGGAAACAACGGGGATCCCCGCCTCTGGATATCAAGTGCCGACTGGATGGGGCGCAATCTTTTCCGCCGTCTGGAAGTCGCGGTACCCATTACCGACCCCGACTTGCGCGCCCGCATACTCACGGAAACCCTTCAGCTATACTTGGAAGACGATTGTAACGCTTGGGCGATGCGTGCGGATGGTGATTATGATTTTTTGCGCAATCCCCTGGATGCCAACTGTAAATCCGCACAGGACCGCCTGCTGGAACACTACAACAGGAGCAGTCATTATGGGTGA